The Erinaceus europaeus chromosome 4, mEriEur2.1, whole genome shotgun sequence genomic sequence AGGCCAGGGTGGTCGACGTGGACACCATCCCCGCAGTGaacaggtctgccaccaccatgCGCAGATTCGCATCGTTGAAGCTGCTCTCGGGGTTCCCCTTGGCCTGGGTCACACAGAGAGGGTGCCTCAGACTACGGCAGGCAGAAGACAGGAAGCCAACCCCCATGGTGCCCTGAACCCATGCACCTGAGCACCTTTTTATTACAGTGCTGTCCACACCTCCTGGGGTCCAGACTCCTAATGCCATGCtcaccttctccacctcatcCAGGAAGGCGTCAGTCAGATCTCGTGGCTGGTCTGGATCCCGGGTCACCCTGTTCTCGTTGATCAGCTGGTCCAGTATGGCCATGAGGGCCTTATGGCTGGAGAAGATTTTGTCTACCAGCCCTGGGATTTTCAGGAGCACAGGGACCTCATTCAGCACCTGTGGGCACAGACATGAGTCCTATATCCTACTACTCAGTTGATTATGTCACCCTGGCTGGTTCTGTTGCAACCGAGGAAGGTAGACTCCATCagccttttcacttttttttttttttcctccagggttatcgctggggtttagtgcctgtgccatgaatccacagctcctggaggccatttttccccctttcgttgcccttgtggttattattgttgttgttgatgtcgttcattcctggataggacagaaagaaatggagagaggagggaaagacagagaggggtagataaagatagacacctgcagacctgcttcactgcctgtgaagtgactccccaacaGCTGGGGAGCCCcagtctccaaccaggatccttacgcaggtccttgagctttctgccatgttcgcttaacccactgagctactgcccgacccccttcacttcttttttaattcatgtgttttaattctctatattcacATGAGTTTAACTCATCCtattccctctcctccccactaTTCTCATGTTCCAGCAAAGGCAGCGCGATCCTGAATTCCTGGCCTACAAATCTAATTCTATAGAATCATGTTGACAGGGGGTTTCCTTTGGGGCTTCACCCTGAAGCCCATGATTGTCCTCCTCACCGCACGGAAAAGGCTGGACTCCTCCTTCAGTATGGTATCCATGAGATCCAGCATCTGTGTGAGCTGAGGGTCATCATACTCAAAGCGGCGCGCATAGATGAGGGAGGAGATCACATTGCTCACAGCCTTGTTCAGCAGCTCCTTGGGACGAAAGGGGCTTCCTGAAAAGGACGAGGATGTCAAGGGTGGCAGTTCTGGGGACACCATTAGATCCCCAGGTCCTCAGTCCTCATCCCTTGACTCCACACTCACCATCCTGGGCAGCAAAGGCGGCACAGAGGCAGGAGGCCTCCTCGGTCACCCACTGCTCCAGAGACTTCTTGCCCAGCCCGAAGTTGCGCATGGTGGACACGGAGAAGCGCCGCTGCTCACGCCACGCGTGTCCATAGCGCGCCAGGATGACCCCTGGGGACAGGTGGGGGTGAGGCTGGGACTAGGTCTGACCCCGCCCCTGATCCCCTTGCAGGTACCCTCTGCTAGTCCTCTTTTGCCTAGACTTTCAATGGAAGCTCAACCCTCGCTCCTCCCACAATCCCGCCCGCCCATCCTCACGGTCCCGCCCATCTATGCCGACCCTCCACCTGTTCCCGCTCTGGCTATGCATGCAAAGCCACCCTTACCCGATCCCCCGGTTTTGCACAGGACAATCCTCATGCAGGTGTTTTAGAAGTAATTCTCCTTGCTATGAGCCTCGCCCACAAGGGCCAGGGGGGCAGCATCGTGGCTTCGTCCTCCATGCTGGTGCAAcctgctctttttcttttacctAGACCTTAAACGCTAGAAGACCTAGACCTTAAACTGCAGGCACAGGCCACTCCCTTCCCACAGACCCTGCCCCTTACACAAGGTCCTGGCCGCCCGCTGGCTGGTCCCGCCTCTCTGCCTGTGAAGGCTTTAAGCAGACGCTTCCTAACAGGCCCGCCCCTTTCCCGACTTCCAATCATTACGCGGGTCACATAGCCGGTCTCCTTGCTGTGAGCCCCGCCCACAGTGGACCTGGGCGGCACtcttcgcccccccccccccactgctggTGCAGCCTATTGTTTAGCTCTGCCTGGAAGTTTAGCCCTGCAGCCGCACCCCTTCCTTCATAGGCCCTTTACAACTGGGTACAGTCTCACACTAGGACCCCCAACGCTCAGGCCTTAACGTATGTTGCAGGCAATTCTTTTTCCATGTGCCCTACTCTCTCACTCAGGAGGTTTTGGCCATCCTCTCACGGGGtcttcccttttgtgcccttctGTCCACTTCCATTTACTCTGGAACTTGGGCCCACCTTCACTCCTCCTGCTCTCAGGGCAGCGCTTCTCCACGCtggccccacccctgccccattcTGGACTCTGGCTCCCTCCACCAGCTACCCAACAGCAGACTCTCCTGTACCCAGACACCACGACCGCACCCCACTGGATCCACAGGGTAATGCTGACCAAACCCGGCAGGGTTGCCACCCCTGTCCCGCACACACATGCCTTCAGAGGGCGGCCTAAGGCCCAAGTGCTGGTAAACTGGAGAAGGGGGCCGGTCTGAGGTGTCCTCACTCTGCTCCACCAGCACCTCACGCACGGCCGCCAGGCCATTGAGCACGACTGTGGGCGTCCAGGCCATCTGCAGGCTGAACACGTTCCCATAGCGGCGCCGCAGCTGGGGGCAGAGGATAGGAGAGGGGGCAGTCAAGCCCTGGTCCCAATGCAGGCACTGTCTCATGTCTTTATCTTGGAAACACTGGGTCATTTTTTCTGGCCTCTGACTGAGAGGACAAGACATCTAAAGACAAGGACAGCACTTTGGTCGAGCCTCCCTGCTGTGATTTTCCAAGATTACCAGACTGTCAGTACACCAAGGGGGCATCCTATTTACAAGGGTGAGACTGAGGGTCACAGAGGTGCATACGGAGGGCCGAGGACCCCCAGAGGCAAACGAATTAAACCTGGTCACTGCACCTCCTTAtctgacttattattattattactattattattatctttatttattggatagagacagccagaaatcaagagggaaggtggtgatagagagggagagagacagagagacacctgcagccctgcttcaccacttgcaaagctttcctcctacaggtggggactgggggctcgaacccaggtccttgtgcattatgacatgtgtgctcaaccaggtgtagtaCCACCCGGTCCCCCTTATCTGACTTTCAATAGGACCTGCCTCCTCATTCCCTTTCTAGACCCTTTCTCCTGGGGGAAAACTCACTGCCAGGTCCAATTGCTTGATGTGCCCAAGCCAGGACTGAGGGCTCTCTGCCCCCTTATGGGAGGAGGTGGAGGCCAAGCTCAGACAATGTGCACTGTCCTCCCCCAGCCCAAGGGAAGTCCCCCTGGGGCTCTCAGGGGGAGCCAAggcatctccccaccccctgtgctGCAGGCCAGGCCCCAGGGTGCCCCCTCACCTGGCCCATGGAGCGCGGCAGGTCCTGGAAGTCCAGCTGTAGCAGGTTGCCCAGCCCAGGCAGAGGCGTGGGGCCAGGTGGGTAGCGAGCTGCCCAGCGTGCTCTGCGGTGCATCAGGTCCACGAGGAGCAGGAAGA encodes the following:
- the LOC103113883 gene encoding cytochrome P450 2D14-like is translated as MGLLSGEWLGAVAVAVVIFLLLVDLMHRRARWAARYPPGPTPLPGLGNLLQLDFQDLPRSMGQLRRRYGNVFSLQMAWTPTVVLNGLAAVREVLVEQSEDTSDRPPSPVYQHLGLRPPSEGVILARYGHAWREQRRFSVSTMRNFGLGKKSLEQWVTEEASCLCAAFAAQDGSPFRPKELLNKAVSNVISSLIYARRFEYDDPQLTQMLDLMDTILKEESSLFRAVLNEVPVLLKIPGLVDKIFSSHKALMAILDQLINENRVTRDPDQPRDLTDAFLDEVEKAKGNPESSFNDANLRMVVADLFTAGMVSTSTTLAWALLLMILHPDVQRRVQQEIDEVIGQSRPPEMADQAHMPYTMAVIHEVQRFGDISPIGLPHMTSRDAEVQGYRIPKGTVLLTNLSSVLKDESCWKKPLRFYPEHFLDDQGRFVKKDAFIPFSAGRRVCLGEPLARMELFLFFTCLLQRFSFSVPAGQPRPSDHAEVASLAIPAPYQLCAVSR